The following DNA comes from Camelina sativa cultivar DH55 chromosome 14, Cs, whole genome shotgun sequence.
GTCGTCCgtaaacacttccactgactcctccatcaaatccgagaaaattgaagtcatgcacctttgaaaggttgcaggagcattgcacaaaccaaatggcatgcgtctgtaggcaaaagtgccataaggacaagtaaatgttgtcttttcctgatcatttgggtggatagggatttggaagaatccactatacccatcaaggaaacagtagtagGGATGACTGGCTAATCTttctaacatttgatcaatgaaaggcaaaggaaaatgatctttcctagatacaacattcaacttcctataatcaatgcacatcctatgtccAGTGATGGTCCTAGCTGGGATTAGCTcatctttttcgtttttgatAACAGTGATTCCTCCCTTtttaggtacacagtgcactggagatatccaagtactatcagagataggatagataactccaacATCATGCAGTTTTAAGATTTCCTTCTTTACTACTTCCTTCAGATTAGGATTCAATCTCCTTTGTggttcaatactagcataagactcattttcaagattgaatCTATGCATGCAAAGGCTAGGCGAAatacccttgatatcatctaatgaATACCCTATAGCCTTTCTATACTTCTTGAGATCAGTTACTAGCAACCCCAAtacatcatcactcaacctagcattcactatgATAGGATAAGTggaattggttcccagaaaaacATACATGAGTCTGGAAGGAAGAGTTTTaagttctacctttggagctttcagttccgaccagtcATCAGCATGAAAGTCAGGAGAGGTCACGGTCGAGTGCAAGGTGTGCGGCTCGAGCGGTGGCTCGATCAAGTGGGACATTGGTGTCTCGAGTCGGGTCCTAACGTTGGTCGAGACGGAGATCTCGCGTTTTGAAGTTTCTGCCTCAACTGCACATACCTCTTCTGCGTCAGACAGCTGCTCGAACTCCTCTGGTTCGTCCGTTTCTCAGTGGGAGTCTAGCATATTCTTGTAATAAGTGATCTCCTcatgcaggaacccttcttctccatccttggtCAAAGCAGTCTTGAGATGATCCTCGTCAGGTAAatcctccaacaactcatcagccaacttatccatctcttcaagaagacttgtcctcctattgttggcttcttcaaagtatccttcatgtcaaacttcataatgaAGTCGTCGCCCAAattaagatcaatcttgccatttctgacaccaatgatggctccagcagccgccaggaacggtcttcctaagatcagcggatcttttggttcttcatccatctccagaaccacaaagtcggttggcacttccacaTCTCCGATCCTAACAGGTAAGTCCTCTAAaataccatgtggaagtctcactgatctatcgGCAAGGATGAGGGAGATATCGCAACCCTTGAACCTTGTgaaacccaacctcttagccacagaaaatggcatcagattaactgaagcgccaagatcacataaaCACCTATCAAAATACATAGGTCCAAGGGGgcaaggtagagtgaatgatcccggatctttgagcttcttgggtacaatcttcttctggatgattgcactgcactcaagacttagtaccaccatgccttgaacttcttttgatctctccatcactaagtccttgaggaatttctggtagtgaggaacaagtgcgaatgcatccagcaatagcatcctcaactcaatctccttgacttttTTTCcgaacaaggctttgtacttctcagtaagtTGCTTCTTAAGCCTCACCGAAAATAGTAGAAGAGGCTTGTACGGTGGAGGGATGAACCTCGCAGGTCTGTCATTAGAAACAACAGGCTCCTTAACAGCTTCAGATTCGGACTGCTTCACTGGTTCAACCGGATCCTTGACTGATTCGGCTGGGTTCTTCATCTGAGTTtcatcctgaacaaaatcctccccatctaattcctcattgtcctcagtgacgtCGGGAACTCCCTGtctgggaggcaatgttttcccacttctcagcGTAATTGAGTTTGCaaactccttggggttctgaacagctttccctgggaattggccagactttggtgcagaagtagaagcagattggccttccatataccttatcttcgaagtcagagcttcaaatttgacgttcagatcattgtaggaacattcCCTCTTCTGACTAaggtcagcaaacttcttagcagtatccatgaaaccgctagcttgaccctaaagaagttgttgcatcatttgcttcaaaTCTTGATCTGGGGCTGgagtaggctgaactggttgagggcggaatctTGGCGGTGTTCAtgagggagcttggtaaccctgCTGGAACTATTGCTTTGGAGCGAATcccggattgtaaggcacaaaaggtttttgttgaccttgctgttgttgttgaggcgggtacacctgatcttgtggatcaGCAACATTGttacttcggtaagacaaattgggattcgtcttgtaggggttgtaacctttgttgtatccaccctgattctggacatagctgatctcctcagtctgctagccctccccatctggaacttggaaagggtcatcctcatATACGAAGTGGACGCTCCTCTGCTGGCTTAGCAAGATACAGTCAAGCTTATCATTGACATTTTtgaggtccttcttgtacttcttctcagacccagcgtcgccgCGAACTGTGCGGTAATAGTCCTCATGgtagttgccgtcagactgAGCGAGATTCTCCACCAATTGTCATCCTTCctcaacgtctttgttcaggaaattaccgttagaagcagtgtcaagcagcatacgtatctttggtagtacaccacggtagagagtgctcagcagtgactcgttgctgaaaccatggtgtggacattggctgtggtaaccctttaaacgctcccaagcttcacagaatgattttGAGCTCTTATGAGTAAAgctagaaatctcattcctgagacgtgctgttctggagttgaagaagaacttggctaagaatgctttcttgcaatCATCTCAGGTGGtaattgatcccttgggaagatttttctcccattgatgagctttgtctcccatggagaatgggaagaggcgcaacttgtaaccatcctcactcatgtcgttgatcttggtgagactgcacagacggtcgaactcgtccaagtggttgagtggatcctccataggcaacctgtgaaacttgtttccttggatcatggagatcataccacttttgatttcgaagttgttgttctgcacggtgGGATGGACGATTCCAGCatgctgagtatgagtgttctcggtgcatccccagcaccaatgtttcaaGGTCCCGGATGTGGTCCATTCGGTTGTTCCATAGTAACgggtgcgggatgatcagtgagttgacgagcttgtcgtggtctttATAACCGATTGATGTCGTCGATAGCAGGAAAGAGATTatgatgtcctcttgatctggtgtgcatgcaacgttgcaatcaacaggttcctgaaatgcaaaacaaacaagcagacaaccaaaacaagtcagtactcagaatgataagtgcaatagaacttaatcttgccacccttgaaatcttaaatgtagcaaaacgaatcccaaatggcaacggcgccaaattgatactaggatttttgtatgtcctagcaggttcaattaaccttatgcagttgttaaacttaaggtgtcaatccagttgggaaactttactaacaattgagatgcaatcaagcaatcacaagtcaagccagtTCAGAGAATAGTTatatgtctaacaatcctagagtgatcaaaatgcaaaacggaaatgagtcacagaactagaaacaaaaatgtatgacaagaagcaaaaatggataaaaatagaaacgagtctaagcatgaacaaaaaagcaagaaacgaaacagtctcaggaatgcaatagaaatcagaaagaaagaggtcctaaggatgggagtaattgatgtcggtggagtatcctagtctatagagcgtttaacatgccacaagcaaatcatccctaaacaatgaacatcacttcttagctaatccaatctcttgacagaagctactcaaactaaaccacttccaaacctagctctcgctagagaaacatgatcaagcatggcatgaaaaacaagttcattcacgtcaacaaacatcctagacaactaatctcttaggctNNNNNNNNNNNNNNNNNNNNNNNNNNNNNNNNNNNNNNNNNNNNNNNNNNNNNNNNNNNNNNNNNNNNNNNNNNNNNNNNNNNNNNNNNNNNNNNNNNNNNNNNNNNNNNNNNNNNNNNNNNNNNNNNNNNNNNNNNNNNNNNNNNNNNNNNNNNNNNNNNNNNNNNNNNNNNNNNNNNNNNNNNNNNNNNNNNNNNNNNNNNNNNNNNNNNNNNNNNNNNNNNNNNNNNNNNNNNNNNNNNNNNNNNNNNNNNNNNNNNNNNNNNNNNNNNNNNNNNNNNNNNNNNNNNNNNNNNNNNNNNNNNNNNNNNNNNNNNNNNNNNNNNNNNNNNNNNNNNNNNNNNNNNNNNNNNNNNNNNNNNNNNNNNNNNNNNNNNNNNNNNNNNNNNNNNNNNNNNNNNNNNNNNNNNNNNNNNNNNNNNNNNNNNNNNNNNNNNNNNNNNNNNNNNNNNNNNNNNNNNNNNNNNNNNNNNNNNNNNNNNNNNNNNNNNNNNNNNNNNNNNNNNNNNNNNNNNNNNNNNNNNNNNNNNNNNNNNNNNNNNNNNNNNNNNNNNNNNNNNNNNNNNNNNNNNNNNNNNNNNNNNNNNNNNNNNNNNNCTTAATCTTGCCAcccttgaaatcttaaatgtagcaaaacgaatcccaaatggcaacggcgccaaattgatactaggatttttgtatgtcctagcaggttcaattaaccttatgcagttgtaaaacttaaggtgtcaatccagttgggaaactttactaacaattgagatgcaatcaagcaatcacaagtcaagccagtTCAGAGAATAGTTatatgtctaacaatcctagagtgatcaaaatgcaaaacggaaatgagtcacagaactagaaacaaaaatgtatgacaagaagcaaaaatggataaaaatagaaacgagtctaagcatgaacaaaaaagcaagaaacgaaacagtctcaggaatgcaatagaaatcagaaagaaagaggtcctaaggatgggagtaattgatgtcggtggagtatcctagtctatagagcgtttaacatgccacaagcaaatcatccctaaacaatgaacatcacttcttagctaatccaatctcttgacagaagctactcaaactaaaccacttccaaacctagctctcgctagagaaacatgatcaagcatggcatgaaaaacaagttcattctcgtcaacaaacatcctagacaactaatctcttaggctaggaacgtaagtctctggcactagttggtcagacatttcatcgaacaccttttgggtgcggaaatgtctaaaacctagttcaAATTGATtagagagaaacaagtatttctaactctagtccagaagggaatcatacaaatcaaagcttaaacactctacatcataagatcctccacctaatctatcccatcctcaagaactactacactattcagatccgaaaatcatcatcaaggatacaaactcagaaaatattaaatcaagcattgtaagatagataaaaatgagatgaacaacttataaaagaaatcaaatgcaaatactcaataaACTCAAAGATGCCGGAATACAAGTATCAGAACGTTTTTAGTGGCTAGGTCAACTTTtaggaaaagaaacaatacgAGAATAAAAGATGTCCCAAACTaagacttaacaaaatatatttatggtaaaaacatgtaaatccctaaaacttaaaacgacaaggtgaagagtcggtttgggaatctcctggagcgtgtaagacggaacgtcttcctgacatgtgcgaacgagtcgGTGTGCGTTTAgtagctggagtgcgtggcgagtgagagtggctcgatcaGACCGCTGGGGTGCGTGGGTTGATCAGACAGCTGGAGtgcatggctcgatcagacgGCTGGGGTGCATGGCCGAAGGGatgcgcttccaacgtctcctaaatacctgaatactccaaaatgcacaatgtatgcaaggatgatgtaAGAACTAccaaaacatgcaaagtgtatagaaagcaCTAGAAAATaatgcaaaccaatgagttatcctagctaaatgcatgataaatatatgctaagaagagacaaaatatagacatatcactattatatataaattaatggtCTAAacgaaattacatattatattgaTCCAAATCATTATATCAACCTAATTAAAATTAACCATAACAAATGTATTGGACTCATTTAAtactttaaatttgaaaatgttttaaaaatataacaaaattttgatttaataatttaaaaaataaaattggattGTTTTTTCTATTCAACTCTTGCCCGCACAAGCATCCAGGTAACTCTCTTAATATAATCAGTAATTTCATTAttaaactcttatttatttgtaaCTCATCAAATCTAAAATCTTCAAACacacttacaaaaaaaaatacaaacataataatttttttttcaaaaaaaagaaaacatgacaAAAATTCTACACCGTGAATTTTAAACAAATGGGGCCAAGAAAAGTTGTGGTTCATGATATATGACGACAAAAGCAAACAACACTTGTATAAGCGACGGGAAGTGACCCcccaattagagagagagagtcccATATGTATGTTTTTTCACAAATCTCAGCCGTCGATACTGTTAGCCTCTCCCCGACCAAAACGTACGCaccaaaagttaaaaacaactTTTAGCCTCTCGGGCAATGCCATTGATTGAAATTGACCACCCTCTCTCATCATGTGATGGAAATCGCCCACTCAACTACTATATTTACGCCACGTGTCACTACAACTTCCGACCATTCATTCATTCTTTCTCCTCAGTCCTCTCAGCACTCTTCACTGCTTTTCTCATCTCCTCCTCCATTAGCTTCGGCGCCGTGAAATCtgtgaggtttttttttgtcaaagaatcATCGCAAAGTTTGAACTTTTCCACTCAAAGTCAAagtatcgattttttttttaattattttgtgtgtgtgtgttgaacAATGGCAACTGTGACTGCTTCTTCTCACTTTGTGTCAAGGACTTTACTTTACAACACCCATGGAGTTTCTCCGGGCTCTGATCTGTCTCAGATAACCTTGAAAGGTCAATCCATGACTCACTGTGGGTTAAGGTCTTCCAACATGGTTCACAGGAGATCATCTCAAGTTTCCGCTGCTAACAAGAAGGCTCCTAAAGTTAAACCTGCCGGTAAGATTGTGTGTGAGAAAGGGATGTCTGTGGTTTTTATTGGAGCTGAGGTTGGTCCATGGAGCAAGACTGGTGGCCTCGGTGATGTCCTCGGTGGTCTGCCTCCAGCTCTGGCTGTAAGTTCATGTANNNNNNNNNNNNNNNNNNNNNNNNNNNNNNNNNNNNNNNNNNNNNNNNNNNNNNNNNNNNNNNNNNNNNNNNNNNNNNNNNNNNNNNNNNNNNNNNNNNNNNNNNNNNNNNNNNNNNNNNNNNNNNNNNNNNNNNNNNNNNNNNNNNNNNNNNNNNNNNNNNNNNNNNNNNNNNNNNNNNNNNNNNNNNNNNNNNNNNNNNNNNNNNNNNNNNNNNNNNNNNNNNNNNNNNNNNNNNNNNNNNNNNNNNNNNNNNNNNNNNNNNNNNNNNNNNNNNNNNNNNNNNNNNNNNNNNNNNNNNNNNNNNNNNNNNNNNNNNNNNNNNNNNNNNNNNNNNNNNNNNNNNNNNNNNNNNNNNNNNNNNNNNNNNNNNNNNNNNNNNNNNNNNNNNNNNNNNNNNNNNNNNNNNNNNNNNNNNNNNNNNNNNNNNNNNNNNNNNNNNNNNNNNNNNNNNNNNNNNNNNNNNNNNNNNNNNNNNNNNNNNNNNNNNNNNNNNNNNNNNNNNNNNNNNNNNNNNNNNNNNNNNNNNNNNNNNNNNNNNNNNNNNNNNNNNNNNNNNNNNNNNNNNNNNNNNNNNNNNNNNNNNNNNNNNNNNNNNNNNNNNNNNNNNNNNNNNNNNNNNNNNNNNNNNNNNNNNNNNNNNNNNNNNNNNNNNNNNNNNNNNNNNNNNNNNNNNNNNNNNNNNNNNNNNNNNNNNNNNNNNNNNNNNNNNNNNNNNNNNNNNNNNNNNNNNNNNNNNNNNNNNNNNNNNNNNNNNNNNNNNNNNNNNNNNNNNNNNNNNNNNNNNNNNNNNNNNNNNNNNNNNNNNNNNNNNNNNNNNNNNNNNNNNNNNNNNNNNNNNNNNNNNNNNNNNNNNNNNNNNNNNNNNNNNNNNNNNNNNNNNNNNtaatgtgttttttttttttttttttttttgttaggctAGAGGCCACCGTGTGATGACGATTTGCCCTCGGTATGACCAATATAAAGATGCTTGGGACACTTGTGTTGTGGCTCAGGTAGTATTCTCTCCTCTTTTGCTCTGTatgtgtattttaatatataggatTATGCTTCAGTTCTTACAAATGATGCATTAATTAAGGAGGCCATATCTCTTTGTAATGTTATTCTGATGCAGATCCAAATTGGGGATAAAGTTGAGGATGTCCGTTTCTTTCATTGCTACAAACGTGGAGTTGATCGTGTCTTTGTTGATCATCCAATCTTTCTTGctaaggtttgtttgtttatatatatatatatatatatatattggttaacTAATCAATCACAAGGTGTATTGTACTTTTGGTGAGCTCATGAGGGAATAATGCAGGTTTTGGGCAAAACAGGATCCAAAATCTATGGTCCTATAACTGGAGTAGACTACAATGACAACCAACTACGGTTCAGTCTCTTGTGTCAGgtaaaactctttttctttttacttctcTAGTTGTTGAACTCTCAcggttgtgttgtgttgtgttctgAGTCATTTGATTGGAACATGTAGCTAAGCAATAATAACATGATTTACCTCTTGGTAGGCTGCTCTTGAGGCACCACAGGTTCTGAACCTGAACAGCAGCAAGTATTTCTCTGGACCATATGGtgagaaaatgatttttttctgaGTATAAAAATCATCAGTTTTctgaaaagtttcaaaaatcgTATTTGTCTGATGTTTGTAGGTGAAGATGTGGTCTTTGTTGCCAATGACTGGCACACAGCTCTTCTTCCATGTTACCTCAAATCTAAGTATCAATCTCATGGAGTCTACATAAATGCAAAGGTAGGTATAAATAGAACTAGCAGTGTTCATTCATTTATTTAGCTATCCAGTTTTAAAGGAGAAAGCTTTTAACAAACCTTGAACTGCGACTCTAGCTTTCATACATTTTTACCAACGAACGATATATCAAAATTGCCATCGGGTGGTGTTTACTGTCTAGGTTGTCTTCTGCATTCACAACATAGCCTACCAGGGAAGATTTGCCTTTGATGACTACTCTCTTCTCAATTTGCCCACCAGTTTTAAAAGTTCGTTCGACTTCATTGACGGGTACTGATGTCTACGAAAGCTTTCTCAGAACAACACACCATTCCgttttatatgttgttttcaGTTATATAAACTACTTATGTTCCATATTCAGGTATGAAAAGCCGGTAAAAGGACGGAAAATTAACTGGATGAAGGCTGCAATTCTGGAAGCGGACCGTGTCTTGACAGTTAGTCCATACTACGCTCAAGAACTCATCTCTGGAATCGATCGAGGCGTGGAACTCCATACATACCTTCGAATGAAAACAGTTTCCGGGATTATTAACGGAATGGATGTTCAAGAATGGAACCCTTCCACTGACAAGTACATAGATATCAAATATGATATTACCACtgtaagatttttatttttatctcatAGATCAGTGCATTTGGAATTGAACAAGTAGGCGGGAAATGGTTACTGATCTTATTACatgtattttcttgtttttacaGGTTACTGATGCTAAGCCATTGATCAATGAAGCTCTTCAGGCTGCTGTTGGACTTCCTGTGGACAGGGATGTCCCTGTTATCGGTTTCATAGGGAGGTTAGAGGAACAGAAGGGCTCTGATATCCTAGTGGAAGCTATttccaagttcatggggcttaaCGTTCAGATGGTTATCCTTGTGAGTACTGCATAAAGCGGTGGACTTGTTGTGATCATAAATAACCACTTTACGATCACAAACTTGTTGAATCttacctgatttttttttcaacagggAACCggtaagaagaagatggaggctCAGATTCTGGAACTGGAAGAGAAATTCCCAGGGAAGGCAGTTGGAGTGGCGAAATTCAACGTGCCGTTGGCTCATATGATCACTGCTGGAGCTGACTTCATCATTGTCCCCAGCAGGTTTGAGCCGTGTGGTCTCATTCAGCTGCACGCTATGAGATATGGAACCGTCCCTATTGTCGCATCTACTGGTGGCCTTGTGGACACTGTTAAAGATGGCTACACAGGTTTCCACATTGGAAGATTCAACGTCAAGGTAACTCAAAAAACAGTGTTTCTGATAGGTACATTACAACAgattaatattctaaaattgaGTTACGAATTTGCTTTGTTTACAGTGTGAAGTTGTGGATCCGGAAGATGTGATTGCAACAGCAAAGGCTGTGACGAGAGCCGTTGCAGTGTATGGAACATCCGCAATGAAAGAGATGGTTAAGAACTGCATGGACCAAGACTTCTCCTGGAAGGTTAGTGTTTCAATTCATtgtaaagtttgaaactttggttgttgttggaatcAATCTTGATATTGATGAGATGCAGGGACCTGCGAGGTTGTGGGAGAAGGTACTATTGTCCCTAAATGTGGCCGGGAGTGAAGCCGGAATCGAGGGTGAAGAGATAGCTCCTCTGGCGAAGGAGAACGTAGCGACGCCTTGAGaatgtgttt
Coding sequences within:
- the LOC104741860 gene encoding granule-bound starch synthase 1, chloroplastic/amyloplastic; translation: MATVTASSHFVSRTLLYNTHGVSPGSDLSQITLKGQSMTHCGLRSSNMVHRRSSQVSAANKKAPKVKPAGKIVCEKGMSVVFIGAEVGPWSKTGGLGDVLGGLPPALAARGHRVMTICPRYDQYKDAWDTCVVAQIQIGDKVEDVRFFHCYKRGVDRVFVDHPIFLAKVLGKTGSKIYGPITGVDYNDNQLRFSLLCQAALEAPQVLNLNSSKYFSGPYGEDVVFVANDWHTALLPCYLKSKYQSHGVYINAKVVFCIHNIAYQGRFAFDDYSLLNLPTSFKSSFDFIDGYEKPVKGRKINWMKAAILEADRVLTVSPYYAQELISGIDRGVELHTYLRMKTVSGIINGMDVQEWNPSTDKYIDIKYDITTVTDAKPLINEALQAAVGLPVDRDVPVIGFIGRLEEQKGSDILVEAISKFMGLNVQMVILGTGKKKMEAQILELEEKFPGKAVGVAKFNVPLAHMITAGADFIIVPSRFEPCGLIQLHAMRYGTVPIVASTGGLVDTVKDGYTGFHIGRFNVKCEVVDPEDVIATAKAVTRAVAVYGTSAMKEMVKNCMDQDFSWKGPARLWEKVLLSLNVAGSEAGIEGEEIAPLAKENVATP